A genomic segment from Syntrophotalea acetylenivorans encodes:
- the cobC gene encoding alpha-ribazole phosphatase codes for MTPPTLEEDQCTLYLIRHGDCRRDEVKRYIGQVDLPLNAKGRAQARALRKHMAEVPFRRIYASDLKRCLETARIIAGPQGKSIRRQPQLREIKLGYWDGRPQAKIRQYHPEEYRQRGENLIDFRPPGGESFADLQARVIPAFRELINHEQGTVLLIAHAGVNRAILCDLLSRPLDELFALPQPFGCLNIIERRGAALEVKAVNLAVASPPEPIVSSEVFS; via the coding sequence ATGACACCCCCAACGCTTGAAGAGGACCAATGCACCCTCTACCTGATCCGTCACGGCGACTGCCGGCGAGATGAAGTCAAGCGCTATATCGGCCAGGTTGACCTGCCTCTCAACGCCAAGGGCCGTGCGCAGGCCCGAGCCCTGCGCAAACATATGGCAGAAGTCCCCTTCCGGCGAATCTACGCCAGCGACCTCAAACGTTGCCTGGAAACAGCCCGCATCATCGCCGGACCACAGGGGAAAAGCATTCGCAGACAGCCGCAGCTACGGGAAATCAAACTCGGCTACTGGGATGGGCGGCCACAGGCCAAGATCCGCCAGTACCACCCTGAGGAGTACAGGCAGCGGGGCGAGAACCTTATAGACTTCCGCCCGCCCGGCGGCGAAAGCTTCGCCGACCTGCAGGCTCGGGTCATACCGGCCTTTCGCGAACTCATCAACCACGAACAAGGCACGGTGCTGCTTATCGCTCATGCCGGGGTCAACCGCGCCATCCTCTGCGACCTTTTAAGCCGCCCCCTTGACGAACTGTTCGCTCTGCCGCAACCCTTCGGCTGCCTCAACATCATTGAACGTCGCGGTGCTGCGTTGGAAGTGAAGGCTGTCAATCTGGCTGTCGCTTCCCCACCAGAACCTATTGTAAGTTCGGAGGTTTTCTCATGA
- the trsS gene encoding radical SAM (seleno)protein TrsS, giving the protein MPEQHTFATETASLCPICLQRVPAHRQIVDEQVDLLKFCPEHGEFRTLIWHGPPLLSDWNRPKIPSQPPVCLTESEGGCPYDCGLCPNHGQHSCSVLLEITARCNLSCPVCFAASSTQAPPDPTLAAIDRWYKTAKRASGTGIVIQLSGGEPTVREDLPAIIEMGRRHGFAFIQLNSNGLRLAQEPGYAKRLKEAGLNNVFLQFDGTEDTILRTLRGRDLLKEKILAIDHCVDSGLGVVLVPTVVPGVNDDNLGAILDFALDWAPGVRGVHFQPISYFGRFPKAPADDDRITLPQIMRGIEEQTKGRMRREHFAPPGCEHSHCSFHGNFLVEENGNLRALTKAGDCGCNKPKPASEGAEKSKEFLAQQWAAPAQPKPSSAADNEFDAFIERVRSHTFAVSAMAFQDAWNIDLERARSCCIHVMSVEETLVPFCLYNLTAASGKPLYRGGHHAG; this is encoded by the coding sequence ATGCCTGAACAGCATACCTTTGCAACGGAAACTGCCAGCCTCTGCCCGATTTGCCTGCAACGTGTCCCGGCTCATCGTCAGATAGTCGATGAACAGGTCGATCTCCTCAAGTTCTGTCCGGAGCACGGTGAATTCCGTACCCTGATCTGGCACGGTCCACCCCTGCTCAGCGACTGGAACCGGCCGAAAATTCCTTCGCAGCCGCCAGTCTGCCTCACCGAAAGCGAAGGGGGCTGTCCCTACGACTGCGGTCTTTGCCCCAACCATGGCCAGCACTCCTGTTCGGTTTTGCTGGAGATCACCGCCCGTTGCAATCTGAGTTGCCCGGTATGCTTCGCTGCCAGCAGCACCCAGGCACCTCCTGACCCGACCCTGGCGGCTATCGACCGCTGGTACAAAACCGCTAAAAGGGCCAGTGGCACCGGCATTGTTATTCAACTATCCGGCGGCGAACCGACGGTACGGGAAGACCTGCCGGCGATCATCGAGATGGGTCGCCGCCACGGCTTTGCTTTCATTCAGCTAAACAGCAACGGCCTGCGCCTTGCCCAGGAACCCGGTTACGCTAAACGTTTGAAAGAGGCCGGGTTAAACAATGTGTTTCTGCAGTTCGACGGCACCGAAGACACCATCCTGCGTACCCTGCGTGGCCGGGATCTGCTCAAAGAAAAAATCCTGGCTATCGATCATTGCGTAGACAGCGGCCTCGGTGTGGTGCTGGTACCGACGGTAGTACCCGGAGTCAACGACGACAACCTCGGTGCGATCCTTGACTTCGCCCTGGACTGGGCTCCCGGGGTGCGTGGGGTACACTTTCAGCCGATCAGCTATTTTGGCCGTTTCCCCAAAGCTCCTGCCGATGACGACCGCATCACCCTGCCGCAGATAATGCGCGGCATCGAGGAGCAGACCAAGGGCCGCATGAGGCGAGAACATTTTGCCCCACCGGGCTGCGAACATTCCCACTGCTCCTTCCACGGCAACTTCCTGGTCGAGGAGAACGGCAACCTGCGGGCGCTGACCAAAGCGGGCGACTGCGGCTGCAATAAACCGAAACCCGCCTCCGAGGGCGCGGAAAAATCAAAGGAGTTTCTAGCCCAACAGTGGGCTGCTCCGGCTCAGCCTAAACCTTCCTCTGCTGCCGACAACGAATTTGATGCCTTTATCGAGCGGGTCCGCAGCCATACTTTTGCCGTTTCCGCCATGGCCTTTCAGGATGCTTGGAACATCGACTTGGAAAGGGCACGCAGTTGCTGTATCCATGTCATGAGCGTAGAGGAGACCCTGGTGCCCTTCTGCCTCTACAACCTGACCGCAGCCAGCGGAAAACCTCTCTACCGTGGAGGCCACCATGCAGGTTAG
- a CDS encoding aminotransferase class V-fold PLP-dependent enzyme, translated as MTIYLDNAATTFPKPESVYTTLDQTCRRLAISPGRGSYSLALEAGRLVYEVRETVAEFFNIPDPARVIFTANATEAINLGLFGLLQAGDRVVSTTMEHNAVSRPLHALASRGVEVVRVPADATGQVSASAIHEAATDGGKTARLVVLSHCSNVTGSIQPVEEIGPWCRQHGILFMVDAAQSAGLLPIDVRRMGIDLLAAAGHKGLFGPTGTGFLYLAEGLHPMPLVYGGTGGNSSSPLMPDELPERLECGTLNTPALAGLQAGIEFVRSQGLEQIFRHKNALLTQLKDGLQSMPALHLHGPDCSDLQGGVLSFTVAGHDPSEIGFLLDVEHGICIRTGLHCAPDAHRSIGTLPAGTLRVSPGAFNTAADIDALLNALDRIFCANPTVSA; from the coding sequence ATGACCATCTATCTCGACAACGCCGCCACCACCTTTCCCAAACCCGAAAGTGTTTACACCACCCTCGATCAGACCTGTCGCAGACTCGCCATCAGCCCTGGTCGTGGCAGCTACAGTCTGGCCTTGGAAGCGGGGCGGTTGGTTTACGAGGTGCGGGAAACGGTAGCCGAATTTTTCAATATACCTGATCCGGCCCGAGTGATATTCACCGCCAATGCCACCGAGGCCATCAACCTCGGCCTGTTCGGTCTGCTGCAAGCTGGCGACCGAGTGGTCAGCACGACGATGGAACACAACGCCGTCAGTCGACCACTGCATGCCCTGGCAAGCCGCGGTGTCGAGGTCGTGCGGGTGCCCGCCGATGCAACCGGGCAGGTGTCAGCATCTGCCATTCACGAAGCCGCTACCGATGGCGGAAAAACCGCCCGACTGGTGGTCCTCAGCCACTGTTCCAATGTCACCGGAAGCATTCAGCCCGTCGAGGAAATCGGCCCCTGGTGCCGACAACACGGCATACTGTTCATGGTCGACGCCGCCCAAAGCGCCGGACTGCTCCCCATCGATGTTCGACGCATGGGTATCGACCTGCTCGCCGCTGCTGGTCACAAGGGGCTGTTCGGACCGACCGGTACCGGATTTCTCTACTTGGCTGAAGGACTACATCCGATGCCTCTGGTTTACGGTGGCACCGGCGGCAATTCATCCTCTCCCTTGATGCCGGATGAACTGCCCGAACGCCTGGAATGCGGAACCCTCAACACTCCGGCCTTGGCCGGTTTGCAGGCCGGCATCGAATTTGTACGCAGCCAGGGTCTAGAGCAAATTTTCAGGCACAAGAACGCTTTGCTGACACAGCTTAAAGACGGGCTCCAATCTATGCCCGCTCTTCACCTGCATGGCCCCGACTGTTCCGACCTTCAGGGTGGCGTGTTGTCCTTCACTGTGGCAGGTCACGATCCTTCTGAAATCGGCTTTCTGCTCGATGTGGAACACGGTATCTGCATCCGCACCGGCTTGCACTGTGCTCCCGATGCCCACCGCAGCATAGGCACCCTACCCGCCGGAACCCTGCGAGTGAGTCCAGGGGCATTCAATACGGCCGCAGACATCGACGCATTGCTCAACGCCCTGGACAGGATTTTTTGCGCCAATCCAACCGTATCGGCCTGA
- a CDS encoding ATP-binding cassette domain-containing protein, translating into MLNASIRKELPAFAIDIDLRFGNGILVLFGPSGSGKSTILNCLAGLRKPSGGRIALGERIFFCQQQGINVPARFRRIGYVFQDYALFPHMTVKDNVLFGLPPGRHRCKKKHGYRMSVRETLDTLKITHLQNRFPAQLSGGERQRVALARALMVEPDLLLLDEPLSALDNQIRQTLQKELKQLQRTWQIPFVLVTHCHHELEALADQVIYLEAGRPALQPTWKQPLIKGETQVISA; encoded by the coding sequence GTGCTCAACGCATCCATACGTAAGGAACTGCCCGCTTTCGCCATCGATATCGACCTGCGGTTCGGCAATGGCATCCTGGTGCTGTTCGGCCCTTCTGGGTCGGGCAAAAGCACTATCCTTAATTGTCTGGCCGGCCTGCGCAAACCGTCTGGCGGACGCATCGCCCTTGGCGAGCGGATCTTTTTCTGCCAGCAACAGGGAATCAACGTACCGGCCCGATTTCGGCGCATCGGCTACGTTTTTCAGGATTATGCCTTGTTCCCTCATATGACGGTCAAGGATAACGTGCTGTTCGGATTGCCCCCCGGTCGACACCGCTGCAAAAAGAAACACGGCTACCGGATGAGTGTCCGCGAGACCCTTGACACCCTGAAGATCACGCATCTGCAGAACCGCTTCCCGGCTCAGCTCTCGGGTGGAGAGCGACAACGGGTAGCACTGGCCCGGGCGCTCATGGTGGAGCCTGACTTGCTCCTCCTCGACGAACCGCTATCGGCCCTCGACAACCAGATTCGCCAGACCTTACAAAAAGAACTTAAACAATTGCAGCGTACCTGGCAGATTCCCTTTGTGCTGGTCACTCATTGCCATCACGAACTAGAGGCCTTGGCTGACCAGGTTATCTATCTCGAGGCCGGACGACCGGCTTTGCAGCCCACCTGGAAACAACCGCTGATCAAAGGAGAGACACAAGTAATCTCGGCCTGA
- a CDS encoding Rossmann-like domain-containing protein — protein MDVLKQALDKLTSVCAVHDVDLSLPVTVRCLTPDEAIGAEASSEFVIKKGKERVIEAHFDGAGGQAFTDHPSDWQGSLDELMQLDLTDTGQRAIVTAGLNAVLRRLDRVTGTIHCRNDEPSRCGEEFTNQLYERFGIVDYGLIGLQPAILEAMGDGFGTARLRVLDLNEDNIGEKRFGVTVWDGEKDLKRLVDWCEIGVATGSSVVNGSINDLLKQFQAAGKPLIFFGNTISGVAALLDLPRLCPYGR, from the coding sequence ATGGACGTTTTGAAACAAGCCCTGGACAAGTTAACTTCCGTTTGTGCCGTGCACGATGTCGACCTGAGCTTGCCGGTGACAGTACGCTGCTTGACTCCCGACGAGGCCATCGGCGCCGAGGCCTCCTCTGAATTTGTCATCAAAAAGGGCAAAGAAAGGGTCATCGAAGCCCACTTCGACGGCGCGGGAGGTCAAGCCTTTACTGACCATCCTAGCGACTGGCAGGGCAGCCTCGACGAGTTGATGCAACTCGATCTAACCGATACGGGACAGCGGGCAATCGTTACTGCCGGCCTCAATGCCGTTTTACGTCGACTTGACCGGGTAACGGGCACCATTCACTGTCGCAACGATGAACCGAGTCGTTGCGGAGAGGAATTTACCAACCAGCTGTATGAGCGGTTCGGCATTGTTGATTACGGCCTCATAGGCCTGCAGCCGGCCATTCTAGAGGCCATGGGCGACGGGTTCGGTACCGCCCGCCTACGAGTTCTCGACCTCAACGAGGACAATATCGGCGAGAAACGCTTCGGCGTCACTGTCTGGGACGGGGAAAAGGATCTGAAACGATTGGTCGACTGGTGCGAAATTGGCGTCGCCACCGGCTCTTCGGTGGTCAACGGTTCGATAAACGACTTGCTAAAACAGTTTCAAGCCGCGGGCAAACCGCTGATTTTTTTCGGAAATACTATTTCCGGTGTTGCCGCCCTTCTCGATCTGCCGCGGCTCTGCCCCTATGGTCGCTGA
- a CDS encoding DVU_1553 family AMP-dependent CoA ligase has protein sequence MQVSPLHIWIAAELDQAANAELDLASLRTLQLERLNQTLAHASTNSPFYKKQLQNRQACTLTSLQDLADLPFTSADDLRQEGLQMLGVSQGAIERVVTLESSGTTGAAKRLYFTGEELGRTQAFFRLGMCPYLDPGDRVLILLPGELPASAGNLLATALQPLGVECQIEGIVTDPGRCAALLAEENFACVVGIPVQVLSVLRHPNASRIARGRIKSVFLTSDYVPSALVADIQQQWGCPALNHYGMTELALTGGVECQALDGYHLREPDLFFEVVDPVHGHPLTAGETGEVVVTTLTRKGLPLIRYRTGDLARFVDEPCPCGSNLPRLSKLQGRIAQHLSIGAGQQLGIPLLDETLFMIPGLINYQAVLSLEQGVNCLSVSVETAAGSGPPTLREADQRLQELAPIHTAAEAGTLRLLPTRLCSKPLPVSATVKRSIIDQRKDH, from the coding sequence ATGCAGGTTAGCCCGCTTCACATCTGGATAGCCGCCGAACTGGACCAGGCAGCGAATGCCGAACTTGATCTGGCATCTCTTCGCACCCTACAGCTCGAACGCCTTAACCAGACCCTGGCTCACGCCAGCACCAACAGCCCCTTTTACAAAAAGCAACTACAGAACCGGCAAGCTTGCACTCTGACTTCACTGCAGGATTTGGCTGACCTACCCTTCACCAGTGCCGACGACCTGCGGCAGGAGGGCCTGCAAATGCTCGGCGTATCGCAGGGCGCTATCGAACGGGTGGTCACTCTGGAAAGTTCCGGAACCACCGGAGCCGCCAAACGCCTTTATTTCACCGGAGAAGAGCTAGGCCGCACACAGGCATTTTTCCGCCTCGGCATGTGTCCTTATCTCGACCCCGGGGACCGGGTGCTGATCCTGTTGCCCGGAGAGCTGCCAGCCAGTGCCGGCAATCTGCTGGCCACCGCCCTGCAACCCTTGGGCGTGGAATGCCAGATCGAAGGGATCGTCACGGATCCCGGACGTTGCGCCGCCCTGCTGGCAGAAGAAAATTTCGCCTGCGTGGTAGGTATTCCTGTCCAGGTGTTATCCGTACTGCGCCACCCTAACGCATCGCGCATCGCCCGCGGGCGCATCAAGTCGGTGTTTTTGACCTCCGATTACGTCCCTTCGGCGTTGGTCGCCGATATTCAACAACAGTGGGGCTGCCCGGCCCTCAATCACTACGGTATGACCGAACTGGCTTTAACCGGCGGTGTCGAATGCCAGGCTCTGGACGGCTATCACCTGCGGGAACCTGACCTTTTCTTCGAGGTGGTCGATCCCGTCCACGGCCACCCTCTGACCGCCGGTGAAACCGGTGAGGTAGTGGTTACCACCCTGACCCGCAAAGGTCTGCCACTGATCCGCTATCGAACCGGCGACTTGGCCCGCTTTGTGGACGAACCCTGCCCCTGCGGCAGCAACCTGCCGCGACTGAGCAAACTACAGGGCCGAATCGCCCAACACCTGAGCATCGGTGCCGGCCAGCAGCTCGGCATTCCGCTCCTCGACGAGACACTGTTCATGATCCCCGGGCTGATCAACTACCAGGCGGTGCTGTCTCTTGAGCAGGGCGTCAATTGTCTGAGCGTTAGCGTCGAAACTGCAGCAGGCAGCGGACCGCCCACCCTGCGGGAGGCTGACCAGCGCCTACAGGAACTGGCGCCGATCCACACCGCCGCAGAGGCCGGCACCCTGCGGTTGCTACCGACCAGGCTCTGCTCTAAACCACTGCCCGTTTCAGCCACCGTCAAACGTTCCATCATCGATCAAAGAAAGGATCATTAG
- a CDS encoding DUF3343 domain-containing protein → MIADGDCIALFNSPTRVMKAEKHLRRAGLLCRLIPAPRQVADGCALALRFSASDQPAILKELAVANLSPRRLYVKQQGLLCAQELLSED, encoded by the coding sequence ATGATTGCCGACGGTGACTGCATTGCCTTGTTCAATTCTCCAACAAGGGTGATGAAGGCGGAAAAGCACCTGCGTCGCGCAGGACTGCTCTGCCGGCTGATTCCCGCACCACGGCAAGTGGCGGATGGTTGCGCTCTGGCGTTGCGCTTTAGCGCTTCTGATCAGCCGGCCATCCTTAAAGAACTGGCTGTGGCGAACCTTTCACCAAGGCGCCTGTACGTTAAACAACAGGGGCTACTATGTGCCCAGGAACTGTTAAGCGAAGACTGA
- the modB gene encoding molybdate ABC transporter permease subunit yields the protein MSEPILLSLKVALIAVAIDMILATLLARVLARRTFPGKNLLESCIILPMVLPPTVLGYGLLILLGKRGLLGRLLLDSFDWQIVFTWWAAIIAAAVVSFPLMYQSAKAAFASVDASLEQAARTLGSNEGRVFLKVTLPLAYPGLLAGLVLSFARALGEFGATLMVAGNIPGKTQTIPLAIYFAVETGDNIMARNLVLIITALSITALFWLNLWSRKKIEVWQQGGNSSAQRIHT from the coding sequence ATGAGTGAACCGATCCTGCTGTCGCTGAAAGTGGCGCTGATTGCCGTGGCCATCGATATGATATTGGCCACACTGCTGGCTCGCGTGCTGGCACGACGCACCTTCCCCGGCAAGAACTTGCTCGAATCCTGCATCATCCTTCCCATGGTACTGCCACCCACGGTACTCGGTTATGGCCTGCTGATTCTGCTCGGCAAACGCGGACTGCTCGGTCGTCTGTTGCTCGACAGCTTCGACTGGCAGATCGTCTTCACCTGGTGGGCAGCCATCATTGCCGCAGCGGTAGTTTCCTTTCCCCTTATGTACCAGAGCGCCAAGGCGGCTTTTGCCAGTGTCGACGCCTCCTTGGAACAAGCAGCCCGAACCCTCGGCAGCAACGAAGGGCGGGTCTTTCTAAAAGTTACCCTGCCCCTGGCATATCCCGGCCTTCTCGCCGGTCTGGTGCTGTCCTTCGCCCGCGCTCTGGGTGAATTCGGCGCCACCCTGATGGTGGCCGGCAACATCCCCGGCAAAACCCAGACCATTCCCCTGGCCATCTACTTCGCTGTGGAAACCGGCGACAACATCATGGCCCGCAACCTGGTGCTGATCATCACCGCGCTTTCCATTACAGCCCTGTTCTGGCTCAACCTCTGGTCACGCAAAAAGATCGAGGTTTGGCAACAAGGAGGCAATTCCAGTGCTCAACGCATCCATACGTAA
- the modA gene encoding molybdate ABC transporter substrate-binding protein, which produces MKYLTTRCFCSLLLLPLMLALLPCTATAGNRTPLPICAAMSLKDAVTALQQIYEERHPEIGLEINFASSGALQKQIEQGAPSEVFLSAGQKQMNALEVQGLIVKESRCDLLGNTLVLVVAKEKQQQIKDFGDLQEHADSFAIGHPESVPAGRYGKQTLVSLELWRPLEKRLVLAKNVRAVLAYVDSGNADAGLVYRTDTLKLRSAMIAAEAPVKSHAPIIYPAALIAEGKHPAEARQFLEFLKSVEAGEIFARYRFLPLQSQVISGQPD; this is translated from the coding sequence ATGAAATATTTAACCACTCGATGTTTTTGCAGCCTGTTACTCCTGCCCCTGATGTTAGCGCTCCTACCCTGCACCGCCACAGCCGGAAACCGCACCCCCCTGCCGATCTGCGCTGCCATGAGCCTGAAAGACGCCGTAACTGCCCTACAGCAAATCTATGAAGAACGACACCCGGAGATTGGGTTGGAGATTAATTTCGCCTCCTCGGGGGCCTTGCAGAAACAGATCGAACAAGGAGCCCCGTCTGAGGTCTTTCTGTCTGCCGGTCAGAAGCAGATGAACGCCTTGGAGGTCCAGGGGCTGATAGTCAAGGAGAGCCGTTGCGACCTGCTCGGCAACACCCTGGTGTTGGTGGTAGCTAAAGAGAAACAACAGCAAATCAAGGATTTTGGCGACCTGCAAGAACACGCTGACAGCTTTGCAATCGGCCATCCCGAATCGGTGCCCGCCGGGCGTTATGGCAAGCAAACCCTGGTCAGCCTCGAACTCTGGCGGCCCTTGGAGAAACGCCTGGTACTGGCTAAAAATGTTCGCGCCGTACTGGCCTACGTCGATTCGGGTAATGCCGACGCCGGCCTGGTCTACCGTACCGATACCCTGAAACTGCGTAGCGCGATGATTGCGGCAGAGGCGCCGGTGAAGAGCCATGCTCCCATCATCTACCCGGCAGCCTTGATCGCAGAAGGTAAGCATCCGGCCGAGGCCCGGCAGTTCCTCGAATTCTTGAAGAGTGTCGAGGCCGGCGAAATCTTCGCCCGCTACCGGTTCCTGCCGCTGCAGAGCCAGGTCATCTCAGGACAACCCGACTGA
- a CDS encoding XdhC family aldehyde oxidoreductase maturation factor has translation MRNLIETLCQQLETGEDLVVATILSSSGSAPRTAGTKMIICANGDIFGTIGGGLVEARAQKIAPEVYANRQSQRYVFDMTGDLAATMDMICGGEVEVLLEHIPANPENLGLFQAWRKALHSGRECLLVTPLKRTDGQKSLQRCLLQTDTISDAPGALSPEEAEALWLQSKNLRYPRIISLPGGNFYIEPCYVPATLYLFGAGHVCRPTAELANMVGFNTVVLDDRAEFASRERFPKANEIHVVPSYDDCMLDLPINRYSYLVIVSRGHRHDQDLLRQALRTDAGYIGMIGSRSKRDKIYRNLMAEGVSQQALDQVYSPIGLAIKAETPEEIAVSIVGELIQARANNQEKHD, from the coding sequence TTGCGAAACCTGATTGAGACCCTGTGCCAGCAGCTGGAAACCGGCGAAGATCTGGTGGTGGCCACCATTCTCAGCAGCAGCGGTTCAGCACCCCGCACTGCCGGCACCAAGATGATCATTTGCGCTAACGGCGACATCTTCGGCACCATCGGCGGCGGGCTGGTCGAGGCCCGTGCTCAAAAGATCGCACCAGAGGTCTATGCCAATCGCCAATCACAGCGCTACGTTTTTGATATGACCGGTGACCTGGCCGCTACCATGGACATGATCTGCGGTGGCGAGGTTGAAGTCCTGCTGGAACACATCCCCGCCAACCCGGAAAACCTGGGTCTGTTTCAAGCCTGGCGCAAAGCCCTGCACAGTGGACGGGAGTGTCTGCTGGTGACGCCGTTAAAACGCACCGATGGCCAGAAGTCTCTGCAGCGCTGCCTGTTGCAAACCGATACCATCAGCGATGCTCCGGGTGCTTTATCGCCAGAGGAAGCCGAAGCCCTTTGGCTGCAAAGTAAAAATTTGCGCTACCCACGGATCATTTCCCTGCCCGGGGGAAACTTCTACATTGAGCCCTGCTACGTTCCGGCCACCCTCTACCTGTTCGGCGCCGGTCATGTCTGCCGTCCTACTGCGGAACTGGCGAATATGGTTGGCTTTAACACGGTGGTCCTCGATGATCGGGCTGAATTTGCCAGCAGGGAACGTTTTCCCAAGGCCAACGAAATTCACGTGGTCCCATCCTACGACGACTGCATGCTCGACCTGCCTATCAACCGCTACAGCTATCTGGTCATTGTCAGCCGCGGACATCGCCACGATCAGGACTTGCTACGCCAGGCCCTGCGCACCGACGCCGGATACATCGGCATGATCGGAAGCCGTAGCAAACGGGACAAGATCTACCGCAACCTTATGGCAGAGGGTGTCAGTCAACAGGCCCTAGACCAGGTCTATTCCCCCATCGGTCTGGCCATCAAGGCGGAAACCCCGGAGGAAATCGCAGTCAGCATCGTCGGCGAATTGATCCAGGCTCGAGCCAACAATCAGGAGAAGCATGACTGA
- a CDS encoding DVU_1551 family NTP transferase: MTEATAAIILSAGFSRRMGGFKPLLPLGDKTALERTVGLFQRAGVAHLQVVTGHRAEELQPLLQQLQVQETFNQKYQEGMFSSVQCALQAMPDHIDAFFLQPVDMPLVRDHTLPQLLRARQRSGRGIIHPLFFGKRGHPPLISTRYRETILNGDGNGGLKTLLLPYAEDILELEVADEHTVLDMDTPADYNYLCHRWRNYQLPSPRECEHLMIHKFSCTKRIIDHCQQVAQVADRLAETVNESGGNVDCELLHAAALLHDCRRSQPHHAAVGAVELCRLGFPRIAELVQQHMDLEPQQTVHPTAAEILYLADKLVAENRCVSLEERFAPKLKCFADQPGPLAATRQRLAAAQKIQHKIYQLTGNPIEQLINPLPSTAAKG, translated from the coding sequence ATGACTGAAGCGACTGCCGCCATCATACTGTCCGCCGGTTTTTCGCGGCGCATGGGTGGTTTCAAGCCGTTGCTGCCCCTGGGGGACAAGACCGCTCTGGAGAGGACGGTCGGGCTGTTTCAACGGGCTGGTGTCGCCCATCTGCAAGTTGTCACCGGGCACCGGGCCGAGGAACTGCAACCGCTGTTGCAACAATTACAGGTTCAGGAAACCTTCAACCAGAAGTATCAGGAAGGGATGTTCAGCTCGGTACAATGTGCCCTTCAGGCCATGCCGGACCATATCGATGCCTTTTTTCTGCAACCCGTCGATATGCCCCTGGTACGGGACCATACCTTGCCGCAGCTACTGCGAGCCCGTCAAAGGAGTGGCCGGGGCATCATCCACCCGCTGTTTTTCGGCAAGCGAGGTCACCCGCCGCTGATCAGCACCCGCTACCGGGAAACTATCCTGAACGGAGACGGAAACGGCGGGCTCAAGACCCTGTTGCTCCCCTATGCGGAAGATATATTGGAGCTCGAGGTGGCCGATGAGCATACTGTCCTCGATATGGACACCCCAGCCGATTACAACTACTTATGTCACCGCTGGCGCAACTACCAACTCCCTTCTCCACGGGAGTGTGAACATCTGATGATTCATAAATTCTCCTGTACAAAACGGATCATCGACCACTGCCAGCAAGTGGCGCAGGTAGCTGACCGGCTGGCAGAGACGGTCAACGAATCCGGCGGCAATGTGGATTGCGAGCTGCTGCACGCCGCAGCATTGCTCCACGACTGTCGACGCAGCCAGCCCCATCACGCCGCCGTTGGAGCTGTGGAACTGTGCCGGCTGGGCTTCCCCCGGATTGCCGAACTGGTCCAACAGCATATGGACCTGGAGCCACAACAAACAGTGCATCCGACCGCTGCGGAAATCCTCTACCTGGCCGACAAACTGGTCGCCGAGAACCGTTGTGTTTCTCTGGAAGAGCGATTCGCGCCGAAGCTCAAATGCTTTGCCGATCAACCCGGTCCTCTTGCGGCAACCAGGCAACGACTGGCCGCTGCCCAAAAAATACAGCATAAAATTTACCAACTCACCGGCAACCCCATTGAACAACTGATCAACCCTCTGCCATCGACCGCAGCGAAAGGATAA